In one Staphylococcus lutrae genomic region, the following are encoded:
- a CDS encoding 5'-3' exonuclease, with protein sequence MTQKLLLIDGMALLFRHFYATSVHKNFMRNTTGVPTNGTQGFVRHVYSAIRDIEPTHIAVCWDMGKTTFRNTMFDGYKQNRPAPPEELIPQFGQVQHISNALGFLNVGVENYEADDIIGTLSHAYAQSSDHRVYIITGDRDLLQCVNDQVSVWLIKKGFNEYHKYDLQRFEQEYGLQPSQLIDVKAFMGDSADGYPGVKGIGEKTAIKLIQQYGSVEEVVDNLSALTAAQQKKITQDLTSLHLSKQLATIECHVPLSISNLFEQMAHQVELNHVLSVLDQHELFVSKQYILNL encoded by the coding sequence ATGACACAGAAACTTTTACTTATCGATGGTATGGCACTATTATTTCGCCATTTTTATGCGACGAGCGTACACAAAAATTTCATGCGTAATACAACAGGCGTTCCTACAAATGGGACTCAAGGTTTTGTCAGACATGTGTATAGTGCTATAAGAGACATTGAGCCAACACACATTGCTGTCTGTTGGGATATGGGGAAAACGACTTTTCGTAATACAATGTTTGACGGTTACAAGCAAAATAGACCTGCACCTCCTGAAGAACTGATTCCTCAATTTGGACAAGTTCAACACATTTCAAATGCATTAGGCTTTTTAAATGTAGGGGTTGAAAACTATGAGGCTGACGATATCATTGGTACGCTCTCACATGCATATGCACAGTCGTCGGATCACCGAGTCTATATCATTACCGGAGATCGCGATTTGTTACAATGTGTAAACGATCAGGTCTCTGTTTGGTTAATAAAAAAAGGATTTAACGAATATCACAAATATGACCTTCAACGGTTCGAGCAAGAATATGGATTACAGCCTAGTCAACTCATTGATGTAAAAGCATTTATGGGGGATAGTGCAGATGGTTATCCCGGCGTAAAAGGGATAGGTGAAAAAACAGCAATTAAATTGATACAACAATATGGCTCAGTAGAAGAAGTTGTCGATAATCTCTCCGCTCTCACAGCAGCTCAGCAAAAGAAAATCACTCAGGATTTAACATCACTTCATTTATCGAAACAACTTGCAACTATCGAATGCCATGTCCCATTGTCGATTTCAAACTTATTCGAACAAATGGCACATCAAGTAGAATTAAATCATGTTCTCTCTGTTTTAGACCAACATGAACTTTTCGTTTCAAAACAATATATTTTAAATTTATAA